Proteins encoded in a region of the Raphanus sativus cultivar WK10039 chromosome 8, ASM80110v3, whole genome shotgun sequence genome:
- the LOC108822629 gene encoding serine/threonine-protein phosphatase BSL2 has translation MDEDSSMVPEHDHDQDSHSHHDEEAQSPDGGSMPAFSSPEPTEAVGGQEQSQAQAAAQVVAGPRCAPPYSVVDALMDKKEDGPGPRCGHTLTAVPAVGEEGTPGYIGPRLVLFGGATALEGNSGGTGTPTSAAPSAGIRLAGATADVHCYDVLSNKWTRLTPFGEPPTPRAAHVATAVGTMVVIQGGIGPAGLSAEDLHVLDLTQQRPRWHRVVVQGPGPGPRYGHVMALVGQRYLMAIGGNDGKRPLADVWALDTAAKPYEWRKLEPEGEGPPPCMYATASARSDGLLLLCGGRDANSVPLASAYGLAKHRDGRWEWAIAPGVSPSARYQHAAVFVNARLHVSGGALGGGRMVEDSSSVAVLDTAAGVWCDTKSVVTSPRTGRYSADAAGGDASVELTRRCRHAAAAVGDLIFIYGGLRGGVLLDGLLVAEDLAAAETTYAASHAAAAAATNSGPGRLPGRYGFSDERNRELSDSAADGAVVLESPVAPPVNGDLHNDISSENAINPGIRRTSKGVEYLVEASAAEAEAISATLAAAKARQVNGEVELPDRDGGGEASPSGTPTFSLMKPDSMGSIGTPAGIRLHHRAVVVAAETGGALGGMARQFSIDQFENEGRRVSYGTPESATAARKLLDRQMSISSVPKKVIAHLLKPRGWKPPVRRQFFLDCNEIADLCDSAERIFSNEPTVLQLKAPIKIFGDLHGQFGDLMRLFDEYGSPSTAGDISYIDYLFLGDYVDRGQHSLETISLLLALKVEYQHNVHLIRGNHEAADINALFGFRIECIERMGERDGIWVWHRINRLFNWLPLAASIEKKILCMHGGIGRSINHVEQIESIQRPITMEAGSIVLMDLLWSDPTENDSVEGLRPNARGPGLVTFGPDRVMEFCNNNDLQLIVRAHECVMDGFERFAQGHLITLFSATNYCGTANNAGAILVLGRDLVVVPKLIHPLPPALSSTEASHPDDTWMQELNANRPATPTRGRPQAPNDKGGSLAWM, from the exons atgGACGAAGATTCGTCTATGGTGCCCGAGCACGATCACGATCAGGACTCTCACAGCCACCACGACGAGGAAGCGCAATCTCCCGATGGCGGATCGATGCCTGCCTTTTCGAGTCCCGAACCGACGGAAGCTGTGGGAGGACAAGAGCAGTCGCAGGCGCAGGCGGCGGCGCAAGTCGTCGCTGGTCCGAGGTGCGCGCCGCCGTATTCGGTCGTCGATGCGTTGATGGATAAGAAGGAGGACGGGCCTGGACCTAGGTGCGGCCACACGCTGACGGCGGTTCCGGCGGTTGGAGAGGAGGGGACGCCTGGTTATATTGGTCCTCGTCTTGTGCTGTTTGGTGGCGCTACGGCGCTTGAGGGTAATTCTGGTGGCACCGGGACTCCCACTTCAGCAGCTCCAAGTGCTGGCATTC GGCTAGCTGGAGCAACTGCCGATGTTCATTGTTATGATGTTCTTTCTAATAAGTGGACTAG GCTTACACCATTTGGAGAACCACCAACCCCAAGAGCCGCACATGTCGCAACTGCAGTGGGAACCATGGTAGTTATTCAG GGTGGAATTGGTCCTGCTGGTTTATCGGCTGAAGACCTTCACGTTCTTGATCTCACTCAACAACGGCCACGATGGCATAG GGTTGTTGTTCAGGGTCCTGGACCAGGACCGCGTTATGGACATGTCATGGCACTTGTGGGACAAAGATATCTCATGGCGATTGGTGGAAATGATG GAAAACGTCCTCTCGCTGATGTATGGGCCTTGGATACTGCCGCCAAGCCTTATGAATGGCGTAAGCTGGAACCCGAAGGAGAAGGTCCACCTCCCTGCAT GTATGCAACTGCAAGTGCGCGTTCCGATGGTCTTCTTCTGCTCTGTGGTGGAAGGGATGCCAATAGTGTG CCTCTGGCTAGTGCATATGGACTTGCTAAGCACAGAGATGGACGTTGGGAATGGGCCATAGCTCCTGGTGTCTCACCATCTGCTAGATATCAGCATGCAGCA GTCTTTGTAAATGCAAGACTCCATGTATCCGGTGGGGCACTTGGTGGTGGACGCATGGTTGAAGATTCATCCAGTGTTGCAG TACTGGATACTGCCGCAGGTGTATGGTGTGATACGAAGTCCGTTGTTACTAGTCCGCGAACTGGCAGGTACAGTGCCGATGCAGCTGGTGGTGATGCTTCTGTTGAGCTCACTAGGCGTTGTAGACATGCTGCTGCTGCAGTCGGTGATTTGATATTTATCTATGGCGGTTTACGTGGAG GGGTGTTACTCGATGGCCTTTTAGTTGCTGAGGACCTTGCCGCTGCGGAAACAACATATGCTGCTTCccatgctgctgctgctgcggcAACAAATTCGGGACCAGGTCGGTTACCTGGAAGGTATGGTTTTTCAGACGAAAGGAATAGGGAGTTATCTGATTCAGCCGCTGACGGCGCTGTTGTGCTGGAAAGCCCCGTTGCACCCCCTGTAAATGGTGATCTGCATAATGATATAAGCTCTGAAAATGCAATCAATCCAGGAATTAG GAGAACGAGCAAGGGTGTGGAGTATCTTGTTGAAGCATCAGCGGCAGAAGCTGAGGCGATCAGTGCTACGTTGGCTGCTGCAAAGGCACGACAAGTCAATGGTGAAGTTGAGCTCCCAGATAGGGATGGTGGTGGAGAGGCTTCACCTAGTGGGACACCTACATTTTCGCTAATGAAGCCAGATTCCATGGGATCAATCGGTACTCCTGCAGGGATTCGTCTTCACCATAGAGCC GTGGTGGTAGCTGCAGAAACTGGTGGCGCCTTGGGTGGAATGGCTAGACAGTTTTCTATTGATCAGTTTGAAAATGAGGGACGACGTGTCAGTTATGGGACACCAGAAAGTGCAACTGCAGCAAGGAAACTACTAGATCGACAAATGTCAATCAGTAGTGTTCCTAAGAag GTTATAGCTCATCTTCTAAAGCCTCGTGGGTGGAAGCCTCCAGTTCGACGCCAGTTTTTCCTAGATTGCAATGAAATAGCTGATCTTTGTGATAGTGCAGAACGTATCTTCTCAAATGAACCAACTGTATTACAACTTAAAGCTCCTATCAAAATATTTGGTGATCTGCATGGACAGTTTGGGGATCTTATGCGCCTTTTTGATGAATATGGTTCACCATCTACAGCTGGAGACATATC ATACATAGACTACCTCTTCTTAGGGGACTATGTTGATCGAGGTCAACACAGTCTAGAAACAATCTCCCTTCTGCTTGCATTAAAG GTTGAGTACCAGCATAACGTACACTTAATTCGGGGAAACCATGAAGCTGCTGATATCAATGCTCTTTTTGGCTTTCGAATAGAGTGTATTGAACGAATG GGTGAACGTGATGGAATCTGGGTGTGGCACCGAATAAACCGTTTATTTAATTGGCTACCGCTTGCTGCATCGATTGAGAAGAAAATTTTATGTATGCATGGGGGTATTGGTCGTTCTATAAATCATGTGGAGCAGATAGAGAGTATTCAACGTCCAATTACAATGGAAGCTGGCTCCATTGTGCTCATGGATTTATTATG GTCGGATCCGACTGAAAATGACAGCGTGGAAGGTTTAAGGCCCAATGCTAGAGGACCTGGATTGGTTACTTTTGGG CCTGACCGTGTCATGGAGTTCTGCAACAACAATGATCTTCAATTAATCGTACGTGCACACGAATGCGTGATGGATGGGTTTGAGCGTTTTGCTCAGGGGCATTTGATAACTCTCTTTTCCGCTACAAACTATTGTG GTACTGCAAACAATGCTGGGGCCATCTTGGTATTGGGGAGAGATCTTGTAGTGGTCCCGAAGCTCATTCATCCGTTACCTCCAGCACTTTCATCAACTGAAGCTTCACATCCAGATGACACATGGATGCAG GAGCTGAACGCAAATAGGCCAGCGACACCAACTAGAGGACGTCCACAAGCTCCAAATGACAAAGGAGGCTCTCTGGCTTGGATGTAA
- the LOC108821082 gene encoding aluminum-activated malate transporter 1-like: protein MEKLREIVREGRRVGEEDPRRIVHSFKVGVALVLVSSFYYYQPFGPFTDYFGINAMWAIMTVVVVFEFSVGATLSKGINRGVATFVAGGLALGAHQLASLSGRTIEPILLTTFVFATAALATFVRFFPRVKATFDYGMLIFILTFSLICLSGFRDEEILDLAESRLSTVLVGGVSSVLISIFVCPVWAGQDLHSLLVSNLDTVSHFLQEFGDEYFGARENGDIKVVEKRRRNLEMYKSVLNSKSDEDALAKLAIWEPPHGKFRFRHPWKQYLDVAALLRQCAHRIDALNSYINSDFQIPIDIKKKLEEPFRRMSLESGKAIREASISLKKMMKSSSYDIHIINSQSACKVLSTLLKSGILNDVEPLQMVSLLTTVSLLNDIVNITEKISESVRELASAARFKNKMNSSSKPTEPTVSLKKSDSGRIGCAMPINPRDGDHVVTILLSDDDHDDYDDDTSSNNADDDTINEKT, encoded by the exons ATGGAGAAACTGAGAGAGATAgtgagagaaggaagaagagtagGAGAAGAAGATCCGAGAAGAATAGTTCATTCTTTCAAAGTAGGGGTTGCTCTTGTTTTGGTCTCTTCTTTCTATTATTACCAACCTTTCGGTCCTTTTACCGATTACTTTGGTATCAATGCAATGTGGGCTATCATGACCGTCGTCGTTGTCTTCGAATTCTCCGTAG GGGCCACACTTAGTAAAGGAATAAATAGAGGAGTGGCAACATTTGTAGCAGGAGGACTAGCACTTGGAGCTCATCAGCTAGCAAGTTTGTCTGGTCGAACAATAGAGCCTATTCTTCTAACTACCTTTGTGTTTGCAACAG CTGCCTTAGCAACGTTCGTGAGGTTCTTCCCAAGGGTGAAGGCGACATTCGATTATGGGATGTTGATATTCATATTGACGTTCTCACTGATATGCTTGTCCGGGTTTAGAGACGAAGAGATATTGGATTTGGCGGAGAGCAGACTATCAACAGTGTTGGTTGGAGGAGTCAGTTCTGTGCTTATCTCTATCTTTGTCTGTCCTGTCTGGGCTGGACAAGACCTTCATTCTCTTCTTGTCTCCAACTTGGACACAGTCTCCCACTTCCTTCAAg AGTTTGGGGATGAATATTTTGGAGCCAGAGAGAATGGGGACATCAAAGTGGttgagaagaggagaaggaATCTTGAGATGTATAAGAGTGTTCTTAACTCAAAAAGTGATGAAGATGCTTTG GCTAAACTCGCGATATGGGAACCTCCTCACGGAAAATTTAGATTTAGGCATCCATGGAAACAATATCTTGACGTGGCTGCATTACTCAGGCAATGTGCCCACCGGATTGATGCCTTAAATTCATACATCAACTCAGATTTTCag ATCCCAATCGACATAAAGAAGAAGTTAGAAGAACCGTTTAGAAGAATGAGCTTGGAATCAGGAAAAGCAATAAGAGAAGCGTCAATTTCattaaagaaaatgatgaaatcATCTTCTTATGATATCCATATCATAAACTCACAGTCTGCATGCAAAGTTCTTTCCACATTACTCAAATCAGGCATCTTGAATGATGTTGAGCCTCTTCAAATGGTTTCATTGCTGACGACGGTCTCACTACTAAACGATATTGTCAATATAACCGAGAAGATCTCAGAATCTGTAAGAGAGCTTGCATCTGCTGCAAgattcaagaacaagatgaattCATCTTCGAAGCCGACCGAACCGACCGTGTCACTCAAGAAGTCGGATTCTGGAAGAATTGGTTGTGCCATGCCAATTAATCCTCGTGATGGTGATCATGTTGTCACGATCTTATTAAGTGATGATGATCatgatgattatgatgatgatacaTCGTCAAACAATGCTGATGATGATACAATCAATGAAAAAACTTAA
- the LOC108821276 gene encoding aluminum-activated malate transporter 2-like, which yields MKGAMEKVREIWREGRRVGKEDPRRIVHAFKVGLALALVSSFYYYQPLYDNFGVNAMWAVMTVVVVFEFSVGATLGKGINRAVATLVAGGLGVGAHHLASLSGPTIEPILLAIFVFVQAALSTFVRFFPRVKARYDYGILIFILTFSLISVSGFREDEILDLAHKRLSTVIMGGVSCVLISIFICPVWAGQDLHSLLASNFDTLSHFLEEFGEEYFEATHDGDVKEVEKKRRNLQRYKSVLNSKSNEEALANFAKWEPRHGQFRFRHPWKQYLAVAALLRQCAYRIDALNSYINSDFQVPMDIKRKLEEPLRKMSSESGKSMKEASISLKKMRKSSSSDIHVLNSQSACKALSTLLKSGILNDVEPLQMIALTTTISLLIDIVNLTEKISEAFLELESAARFKNKKKSTVSSEKSGTVSTARAIQIKSHDDDHHVVTILCDDDISTTVEQSRGENSVDSCHHVAIKIDDDDSVHEKHEDGEIHVHASCVSYGQTNASDILDSGNERNSSN from the exons ATGAAAGGTGCAATGGAAAAAGTGAGAGAGATATGGAGAGAAGGGAGGAGAGTAGGAAAAGAAGACCCAAGAAGAATAGTTCATGCTTTCAAAGTGGGACTTGCTCTTGCTTTGGTCTCTTCCTTCTACTATTATCAACCTCTCTACGATAACTTTGGTGTCAATGCAATGTGGGCTGTCATGACCGTAGTTGTTGTCTTTGAATTTTCCGTAG GTGCAACACTTGGGAAAGGAATAAATAGAGCAGTGGCAACATTAGTAGCTGGAGGACTAGGAGTTGGAGCTCATCACCTAGCAAGTTTGTCCGGTCCAACGATAGAACCTATTCTTCTCGCCATCTTTGTCTTTGTGCAAG CTGCGTTATCGACGTTCGTGAGGTTCTTCCCGCGGGTGAAGGCAAGATACGATTATGGGATATTGATATTCATATTGACGTTCTCACTGATATCAGTGTCGGGGTTTAGAGAGGACGAGATATTGGATTTGGCGCACAAGAGACTATCGACAGTGATAATGGGAGGAGTCAGTTGCGTCCTTATCTCTATCTTTATATGTCCTGTCTGGGCTGGACAAGACCTTCACTCTCTTCTTGCCTCCAATTTCGACACACTCTCCCACTTCCTTGAAG AATTTGGGGAGGAATATTTTGAAGCGACACATGATGGGGACGTCAAGGaggtggagaagaagagaaggaatCTTCAAAGATATAAAAGTGTTCTCAACTCAAAAAGCAATGAAGAAGCTTTG GCTAATTTTGCAAAATGGGAACCCCGTCACGGCCAGTTTAGATTTAGGCATCCATGGAAACAATACCTTGCCGTGGCTGCATTACTCCGGCAGTGTGCCTACCGGATTGATGCCTTGAATTCATACATCAACTCAGATTTTCAg GTTCCGATGGACATAAAAAGGAAACTAGAAGAACCGTTAAGAAAAATGAGCTCGGAGTCGGGAAAATCAATGAAAGAAGCGTCAATTTCAttaaagaaaatgagaaaatcatcatcttctgaTATTCATGTCTTAAACTCACAATCTGCCTGCAAAGCACTTTCTACTTTACTCAAATCAGGCATATTGAACGATGTTGAGCCTCTACAAATGATCGCTCTAACGACCACAATCTCTCTGCTCATAGATATTGTTAACTTAACTGAAAAGATATCAGAAGCCTTTCTTGAACTCGAATCCGCTGCAAGATTTAAGAACAAGAAGAAGTCGACCGTGTCATCCGAGAAGTCAGGAACTGTAAGCACTGCTCGTGCCATACAAATCAAATCTCATGATGATGATCATCATGTTGTCACAATCTTATGTGATGATGATATATCAACCACTGTTGAACAATCACGTGGAGAGAATTCAGTGGACTCTTGTCACCATGTCGCCATAaagattgatgatgatgattcagtCCATGAAAAACATGAAGATGGTGAAATACATGTACATGCGAGTTGTGTATCATATGGTCAGACTAATGCTAGTGATATTTTAGATAGTGGTAATGAGAGAAATAGTAGTAACTAA
- the LOC108818736 gene encoding calreticulin-3 translates to MRRLVKTRKEEEQSRTRRISESERERDSPDMGLSRKNKLKSFLFCLLTLTPLALSEIFFEEHFEGGWKSRWVLSDWKRNEGKAGTFKHTAGKWPGDPDNKGIQTYNDAKHYAISAKIQEFSNKNRTLVVQYSVKIEQDIECGGAYIKLLSGYVNQKQFGGDTPYSLMFGPDICGTQTKKLHVILSYQGQNYPIKKDLQCETDKLNHFYTFILRPDASYSVLVDNKEREFGSMYTDWDILPPRKIKVKNAKKPVDWDDREYIDDPNDVKPEGYDSIPREIKDQKAEEPEDWDEEENGAWEAPKIPNPAYKGPWKAKKIKNPNYKGKWKNPWIDNPEFEDDPDLYVLKPIKYIGIEVWQVKAGSIFDNILITDDPQYARTMVDDYFDQHRESEKELFAEAEKERKAREDEESRKAREEGERRRKERDHRYGDRRRRYKRPNPRDYMDDYHDEL, encoded by the exons ATGCGACGACTTGTAAAAACACGAAAGGAGGAAGAACAATCCAGAACGAGG AGAATAAgtgagagcgagagagagagagattctcCAGACATGGGATTGTCCCGAAAAAACAAGCTCAAGTCTTTCCTCTTCTGTCTTCTCACTCTAACTCCCTTAGCTTTGTCTGAGATCTTCTTTGAAGAGCATTTCGAAG GTGGATGGAAAAGCAGGTGGGTCTTATCTGATTGGAAACGAAACGAAGGCAAAGCTGGCACCTTTAAGCACACCGCCGGTAAATGGCCCGGCGATCCCGACAATAAAG GTATCCAGACCTATAACGATGCCAAGCATTATGCTATCTCTGCAAAGATTCAAGAGTTCAGCAACAAAAACCGAACTCTCGTTGTCCAGTACTCTGTCAAAATCGAACAGGACATTGAATGCGGTGGCGCTTACATCAAGCTCCTCTCTGGCTACGTTAACCAGAAGCAGTTTGGTGGTGACACTCCTTACAG TCTAATGTTTGGACCAGATATATGCGGAACGCAGACGAAGAAGCTTCACGTTATACTCTCATACCAGGGACAGAACTATCCGATCAAAAAGGATCTGCAGTGTGAAACAGACAAACTAAACCATTTCTACACGTTTATCTTGCGGCCTGATGCTTCTTACAGCGTCCTGGTTGATAACAAAGAGAGGGAGTTCGGGAGTATGTACACAGACTGGGACATCCTTCCTCCCAGGAAGATTAAGGTTAAAAACGCAAAGAAG CCAGTGGACTGGGATGATAGAGAATATATTGATGACCCTAATGATGTCAAACCCGAG GGTTATGATTCAATCCCTCGTGAAATTAAAGATCAGAAAGCTGAAGAG CCTGAGGACTGGGACGAAGAAGAGAATGGTGCCTGGGAAGCGCCTAAGATCCCAAATCCAGCGTACAAAGGTCCTTGGAAAGCAAAG AAAATCAAGAACCCAAACTACAAGGGAAAATGGAAGAACCCATGGATAGATAATCCAG AGTTTGAAGATGATCCAGATCTTTATGTTCTGAAGCCTATAAAATATATAGGCATTGAAGTATGGCAG GTGAAGGCTGGCTCAATATTTGACAATATCTTGATCACTGATGACCCTCAATATGCAAGAACCATGGTGGATGACTATTTTGATCAGCACAGGGAG TCTGAGAAGGAGTTATTTGCGGAAgctgagaaagaaagaaaagctAGAGAAGATGAG GAATCTCGGAAAGCAAGAGAAGAAGGGGAACGTAGAAGGAAGGAGAGGGACCACCGGTATGGAGACAGGAGGAGGCGTTACAAACGG CCCAATCCACGTGATTACATGGATGATTACCAT GACGAGCTGTAA
- the LOC108821654 gene encoding putative axial regulator YABBY 2 isoform X1, with the protein MSIDLSSDHVCYVHCNFCTTILAVNVPYASLFTLVTVRCGHCTNLLSLNIGVSLHQTSPTPIHQDPQQHKQHITSAVTRKEYGSSSRSSNHFSTTLVESVDREAPRMPPIRPPEKRQRVPSAYNRFIKEEIQRIKAGNPEISHREAFSTAAKNWAHFPHIHFGLKLDGNKKGKQLDQTVAGQKSNGYY; encoded by the exons ATGTCTATAGATTTATCATCTGACCATGTTTGCTATGTCCACTGCAACTTCTGCACCACGATTTTAGCG GTAAATGTACCATATGCAAGTTTGTTCACACTTGTGACGGTGAGATGTGGCCATTGTACCAATTTGCTCTCTCTAAACATTGGAGTTTCACTTCATCAAACCTCACCTACTCCTATTCATCAAGACCCTCAG CAGCATAAGCAACACATAACCTCTGCGGTGACAAGGAAAGAATATGGATCATCTTCTAGGAGCTCCAACCATTTTTCAACCACATTGgtagaaagtgtcgatcgagaGGCCCCTAGGATGCCTCCTATTCGTC CGCCGGAGAAAAGACAACGCGTTCCTTCGGCCTACAACAGGTTCATCAA AGAGGAAATCCAAAGAATCAAGGCTGGCAATCCAGAGATCAGCCACCGCGAGGCGTTTAGCACAGCTGCTAAAAAT tGGGCACATTTTCCTCACATTCACTTTGGATTAAAGCTGGATGGCAACAAGAAGGGAAAGCAATTAGACCAGACAGTTGCAGGACAAAAGTCTAATGGATACTACTAA
- the LOC108821654 gene encoding putative axial regulator YABBY 2 isoform X2, with product MSIDLSSDHVCYVHCNFCTTILAVNVPYASLFTLVTVRCGHCTNLLSLNIGVSLHQTSPTPIHQDPQHKQHITSAVTRKEYGSSSRSSNHFSTTLVESVDREAPRMPPIRPPEKRQRVPSAYNRFIKEEIQRIKAGNPEISHREAFSTAAKNWAHFPHIHFGLKLDGNKKGKQLDQTVAGQKSNGYY from the exons ATGTCTATAGATTTATCATCTGACCATGTTTGCTATGTCCACTGCAACTTCTGCACCACGATTTTAGCG GTAAATGTACCATATGCAAGTTTGTTCACACTTGTGACGGTGAGATGTGGCCATTGTACCAATTTGCTCTCTCTAAACATTGGAGTTTCACTTCATCAAACCTCACCTACTCCTATTCATCAAGACCCTCAG CATAAGCAACACATAACCTCTGCGGTGACAAGGAAAGAATATGGATCATCTTCTAGGAGCTCCAACCATTTTTCAACCACATTGgtagaaagtgtcgatcgagaGGCCCCTAGGATGCCTCCTATTCGTC CGCCGGAGAAAAGACAACGCGTTCCTTCGGCCTACAACAGGTTCATCAA AGAGGAAATCCAAAGAATCAAGGCTGGCAATCCAGAGATCAGCCACCGCGAGGCGTTTAGCACAGCTGCTAAAAAT tGGGCACATTTTCCTCACATTCACTTTGGATTAAAGCTGGATGGCAACAAGAAGGGAAAGCAATTAGACCAGACAGTTGCAGGACAAAAGTCTAATGGATACTACTAA
- the LOC108819039 gene encoding succinate dehydrogenase subunit 6, mitochondrial, producing MDGLKGFWAEKLSFLENYTRFTKRDTPLPSWSSSDVDEFIASDPVNGPTLKTAREAATFGATGAALGAVSTAAFAWKYSRSPHGTALSFLGGGLFGWTFGQEVANHTMQLYKLDTMAAQVKFMEWWERKSQGRS from the exons ATGGATGGATTGAAGGGATTCTGGGCGGAGAAGTTATCATTCCTGGAGAATTACACGAGGTTCACCAAACGTGACACGCCTCTTCCTTCTTGGTCTTCCTCCGACGTGGATGAGTTCATTGCCTCCGATCCCGTCAATGGACCCACC CTGAAAACTGCTAGGGAAGCTGCGACTTTCGGTGCTACTGGAGCCGCACTTGGAGCTGTGTCCACTGCTGCTTTTGCTTGGAAATACTCCAGGAGTCCACATG GTACTGCACTGTCCTTCTTAGGAGGAGGTCTTTTTGGTTGGACCTTTGGGCAAGAAGTAGCCAACCACACGATGCAATTGTATAAGCTGGACACAATGGCGGCTCaagttaagttcatggaatggTGGGAACGCAAGTCTCAGGGAAGGTCCTGA
- the LOC108821067 gene encoding early nodulin-like protein 18, whose product MYIAKIDQSKQSSVIKRIGRGRRVMSCSMGSSSCCFNVLLIIMSLMVLSLSADAYKNYTVGESKGWFDIQERPSVNYQKWADSKSFSLGDFLVFNTDSNHSVVQTYDFKTYKSCDYINNEDNSTREWSAAKPSAKSPVPVTVKVPLVKEGSNYFFSGNYDGEQCKFGQHFMINVTHGQGLPAPDEDDETAPGPSQSSQSGGGDDEVAPDTIVPANFDHPKDIESDDEDSSVKGRKNSSSMIKYNSLCLVLVGFLASFF is encoded by the exons ATGTATATAGCAAAGATAGATCAATCAAAGCAAAGCTCTGTAATCAAGAGAAtcggaagaggaagaagagttATGTCATGCAGCATGGGATCTTCATCATGTTGTTTTAATGTGCTGCTCATCATCATGAGCCTTATGGTTCTGAGTTTGTCGGCTGATGCGTACAAGAACTACACTGTGGGCGAGTCCAAAGGATGGTTCGATATCCAGGAGAGACCCTCTGTAAATTATCAGAAATGGGCTGATTCCAAATCCTTTTCTTTGGGTGATTTCCTCG TATTCAACACAGATAGCAACCATTCAGTGGTGCAAACATATGACTTTAAAACATACAAATCATGTGATTACATCAATAATGAAGACAATAGTACAAGAGAGTGGTCGGCTGCAAAACCATCAGCAAAATCTCCAGTTCCAGTCACAGTCAAAGTTCCTCTTGTCAAAGAAGGCTCCAATTATTTCTTCTCAGGAAACTATGATGGTGAACAATGCAAATTTGGACAACATTTCATGATAAATGTAACACATGGTCAAGGCCTACCAGCACcagatgaagatgatgagacGGCTCCTGGACCAAGCCAATCCTCTCAATcaggtggtggtgatgatgaagtTGCTCCTGATACTATAGTTCCCGCCAATTTTGACCATCCTAAAGATATTGAGAGTGATGATGAAGATAGTTCGGTTAAGGGTCGAAAAAATTCTTCTTCCATGATAAAGTATAATTCGTTATGTTTGGTTCTTGTGGGGTTCTTGGCATCATTCTTTTAA